The following proteins come from a genomic window of Yinghuangia sp. ASG 101:
- a CDS encoding cytochrome P450 codes for MTDLSRDDLRARYRRDYDPYADRSIDEQLAELADRRTAKPVSYSARGNGCWVLTDYDDVSDLLRRNNRGVISFPNEPDGLNLSGAREAQIPIELDGPEHRQVRRILDPQFAPKKVAGLEDHLREQCNRLIDAFIEDGTVDFVKMFAVPFPGATVLAIMGWPGEDLEMMNGWADILLHGVPGGTEEESNAARGRTHQEFATYMAEKIPQWRAAPRTNDVMSVMLDAEIGGRKLTDDQLFDFSVLMMMAGLDTVQSVLARCARYFAQRPDQWDRMFEDPERVPAAVEELLRWATPPVPTRTVTDDHLEIRGIRIPRGERVHAPLGSANRDPKYYPDPDEVIFDRPPKPHLAFGVGPHRCVGLHLARLELRIAFEELHRRIPRFELDPDAPAPHEHLGLAWGVNDVHLRFTPGPREGATLRH; via the coding sequence ATGACCGACCTCTCCCGCGACGACCTGCGGGCGCGCTACCGCCGTGACTACGACCCGTACGCCGACCGGTCCATCGACGAGCAGCTCGCCGAGTTGGCCGACCGCCGCACCGCCAAGCCGGTCAGCTACTCCGCGCGCGGCAACGGCTGTTGGGTGCTGACCGACTACGACGACGTCTCCGATCTGCTGCGCCGCAACAACCGCGGGGTGATCAGCTTCCCCAACGAGCCCGACGGGCTGAACCTCTCCGGCGCGCGCGAAGCCCAGATACCGATCGAGCTCGACGGTCCCGAGCACCGGCAGGTCCGCCGGATCCTCGACCCGCAGTTCGCCCCCAAGAAGGTCGCCGGGCTCGAGGACCACCTGCGCGAGCAGTGCAACCGCCTGATCGACGCCTTCATCGAGGACGGCACGGTGGACTTCGTCAAGATGTTCGCGGTGCCGTTCCCGGGCGCGACCGTCCTGGCCATCATGGGGTGGCCAGGCGAGGACCTGGAGATGATGAACGGCTGGGCCGACATCCTCCTGCACGGTGTTCCCGGCGGCACCGAGGAGGAGAGCAACGCCGCCCGCGGCAGAACCCACCAGGAGTTCGCCACCTACATGGCGGAGAAGATCCCGCAGTGGCGGGCCGCCCCGCGGACGAACGACGTCATGTCGGTCATGCTCGACGCCGAGATCGGCGGTCGGAAGCTCACCGACGACCAGCTCTTCGACTTCTCGGTCCTGATGATGATGGCCGGTCTGGACACGGTGCAGAGCGTCCTGGCCCGCTGCGCGCGGTACTTCGCGCAGCGCCCGGACCAGTGGGACCGCATGTTCGAGGACCCGGAGCGGGTGCCAGCCGCGGTGGAGGAACTGCTGCGCTGGGCCACCCCGCCGGTGCCGACGCGCACGGTCACGGACGACCACCTGGAGATCCGCGGCATCAGGATTCCCCGGGGCGAACGGGTGCACGCGCCACTGGGCTCGGCCAACCGCGATCCGAAGTACTACCCCGACCCGGACGAGGTGATCTTCGACCGCCCGCCCAAACCACACCTGGCTTTCGGTGTCGGCCCGCACCGCTGCGTCGGGCTGCACCTGGCCCGCCTCGAACTGCGCATCGCCTTCGAGGAGTTGCACCGCCGCATCCCCCGGTTCGAACTCGACCCCGACGCACCCGCCCCGCACGAGCACCTCGGACTGGCCTGGGGCGTCAACGACGTCCACCTGCGCTTCACACCCGGGCCGCGCGAGGGCGCCACCCTCCGCCACTAA
- a CDS encoding NDMA-dependent alcohol dehydrogenase, whose translation MSTRAAILWGVGEKWSVEDVDLAEPGFGQVRVKIHATGLCHSDDHAVTGDMPTPFPLVGGHEGAGVVEAVGPGVTRVAPGDHVVLIFQPPCGHCRNCARGRSNLCLNAALQDYGAAKPFKARGRDIAATGDLGTFADATVVSERCVVKIAKDVPFAAASLLGCAVTTGWGAAVYLAEVEPGDNVVVIGSGGVGINSVQGARHAGANLVVAVDTVELKRRKALEFGATHAVASVEEAKELLAENTDGRMADAAILSVGVGDGGILGQIVDLTGPAGTTVVTSVSPFASTSVDLNLALFTLSQKTLRGNVYGGVQVHRDIPLLLDLYRQGHLKLDELITKTYTLDQINEGYADMHAGKNLRGVIAF comes from the coding sequence ATGAGCACCAGAGCAGCAATCCTTTGGGGCGTCGGCGAGAAGTGGAGCGTCGAGGACGTCGACCTCGCGGAGCCCGGGTTCGGCCAGGTACGGGTCAAGATCCACGCGACCGGCCTGTGCCACTCCGACGACCACGCGGTCACCGGAGACATGCCGACGCCGTTCCCCCTGGTCGGCGGGCACGAGGGCGCCGGCGTCGTCGAGGCGGTCGGGCCCGGCGTCACCCGCGTGGCTCCCGGCGACCACGTCGTCCTGATCTTCCAGCCGCCCTGCGGCCACTGCCGCAACTGCGCCCGCGGACGGTCCAACCTGTGCCTCAACGCCGCGTTGCAGGACTACGGCGCCGCCAAACCGTTCAAGGCCCGCGGCCGGGACATCGCGGCCACCGGCGACCTGGGCACCTTCGCCGACGCCACGGTTGTCTCCGAGCGCTGTGTCGTGAAGATCGCCAAGGACGTCCCGTTCGCCGCGGCCTCCCTGCTCGGCTGTGCCGTCACCACCGGTTGGGGCGCGGCGGTCTACCTGGCCGAGGTCGAGCCGGGCGACAACGTTGTGGTGATCGGCAGCGGAGGCGTCGGCATCAACTCGGTGCAGGGCGCGCGGCACGCCGGTGCCAACCTCGTCGTGGCGGTCGACACCGTCGAGCTGAAGCGCCGTAAAGCCCTGGAGTTCGGTGCCACCCACGCGGTCGCGTCGGTCGAGGAGGCCAAGGAACTGCTGGCTGAGAACACCGACGGCCGCATGGCCGACGCGGCGATCCTCTCGGTGGGGGTCGGCGACGGCGGCATACTCGGGCAGATCGTCGACCTCACCGGTCCGGCGGGCACCACCGTGGTCACGTCGGTGTCGCCGTTCGCCTCCACCAGCGTCGACCTCAACCTCGCGCTGTTCACGCTGAGCCAGAAGACCCTGCGGGGCAATGTCTACGGTGGCGTGCAGGTGCACCGGGACATCCCGCTCCTGCTCGACCTCTACCGCCAGGGCCACCTGAAGCTCGACGAACTGATCACCAAGACCTACACCTTGGATCAGATCAACGAGGGCTACGCCGACATGCACGCGGGCAAAAACCTCCGCGGCGTCATCGCGTTCTGA
- a CDS encoding flavin-containing monooxygenase codes for MPQSQSTVTTLDALVVGAGISGIHQLYALNRQGVDVRMVEAGAGVGGVWFWNRYPGARFDSESYTYGYFFSPELIEEWDWSEEYAGQPETERYLNYVVDRFDLRRLITFDQRVVSAVWDGEAHRWTVTTSTGDVWKPRHLVTALGILSAPSFPSAPGLENFRGEWAHTGLWPDEGIDFTGKKVAVIGTGSSGVQIIPPVAKDAAQLVVFQRSPNWCTPINNFAITPERMADIRGRIGEIWEATQLSPSGSMHRPMPESSLEMSADERRAHFDRLYDSPGLIMALGNFRDVSVDKRANDNVTAYIAERIRARVHDPEVAERLIPKDHGFGQKRPPLENGYYEVFNEPHVSLVSTGEEPIVRFTETGIETVHGHHDLDVIVFATGFEAVVGSYNRIDIHGRDGLALRDHWEAGPRTYLGLTVAGFPNLFLVGGPQSVTGVIPRATDFQADWVAATVADMRERGRTVVEPTEAAEDEWIDHVNAGVAGTLLETAESWAFGSNVPGRKRAYLLYAGGLPQYRERVTAATADAYRGFTFSS; via the coding sequence GTGCCGCAGTCGCAGTCCACCGTCACCACTCTGGACGCCCTGGTCGTGGGGGCCGGCATCTCCGGCATCCACCAGCTCTACGCGCTGAACCGGCAGGGCGTGGACGTACGGATGGTCGAAGCGGGGGCCGGGGTGGGCGGCGTCTGGTTCTGGAACCGCTACCCCGGCGCGCGCTTCGACTCCGAGAGCTACACCTACGGCTACTTCTTCTCCCCCGAGCTGATCGAGGAATGGGACTGGAGCGAGGAGTACGCCGGTCAGCCGGAGACGGAGCGCTACCTCAACTACGTCGTCGACCGGTTCGACCTGCGCCGGCTCATCACGTTCGACCAGCGGGTGGTCTCCGCCGTGTGGGACGGCGAGGCGCACCGGTGGACGGTGACGACGTCCACCGGTGATGTCTGGAAGCCCCGCCACCTCGTCACCGCGCTCGGGATCCTGTCCGCGCCGTCGTTCCCCAGCGCCCCTGGGCTGGAGAACTTCCGCGGGGAGTGGGCGCACACCGGACTGTGGCCCGACGAGGGGATCGACTTCACCGGCAAGAAGGTGGCGGTGATCGGCACCGGCTCCAGCGGCGTCCAGATCATCCCGCCGGTGGCCAAGGACGCCGCGCAGTTGGTGGTGTTCCAGCGGAGCCCCAACTGGTGTACGCCCATCAACAACTTCGCGATCACCCCGGAGCGGATGGCCGACATCCGCGGCAGGATCGGCGAGATCTGGGAGGCCACTCAGCTTTCGCCGTCCGGCTCGATGCACCGCCCGATGCCGGAGTCCTCGCTGGAGATGTCGGCGGACGAGCGGCGGGCCCATTTCGACCGCCTCTACGACTCCCCCGGCCTGATCATGGCACTGGGCAATTTCCGCGACGTGTCCGTGGACAAGCGGGCCAACGACAACGTCACCGCCTACATCGCCGAGCGGATCCGGGCCCGCGTGCACGACCCCGAGGTGGCGGAGCGGCTGATCCCGAAGGACCACGGCTTCGGGCAGAAGCGACCGCCGCTGGAGAATGGCTACTACGAGGTCTTCAACGAGCCCCATGTGTCGCTGGTCTCCACCGGTGAGGAGCCGATCGTCCGGTTCACCGAGACCGGGATCGAGACCGTCCACGGCCACCACGACCTGGACGTCATCGTCTTCGCCACCGGCTTCGAGGCGGTGGTCGGCTCCTACAACCGCATCGACATCCACGGTCGCGACGGCCTGGCCCTGCGCGACCACTGGGAGGCGGGCCCGCGCACCTACCTCGGCCTCACCGTGGCCGGGTTCCCCAACCTGTTCCTGGTCGGCGGCCCGCAGAGCGTCACCGGCGTGATCCCCCGGGCCACGGATTTCCAGGCCGACTGGGTGGCGGCCACGGTAGCCGACATGCGGGAGCGCGGCCGAACCGTCGTGGAGCCCACCGAGGCCGCCGAGGACGAGTGGATCGACCACGTCAACGCCGGGGTCGCCGGCACCTTGCTGGAGACCGCCGAATCCTGGGCGTTCGGGTCCAACGTCCCGGGCCGCAAGCGCGCCTACCTGCTCTACGCCGGAGGTCTGCCCCAGTACCGCGAGCGGGTCACGGCGGCCACCGCCGACGCCTACCGCGGCTTCACGTTCTCATCCTGA
- a CDS encoding NAD(P)/FAD-dependent oxidoreductase: protein MGHRETPRERTQAMVVDDAGIVVVGAGLAGLRTAEGLRRHGWEGLVTLVGDEAHMPYTRPPLSKKLLLEGGDHTGVELRRRDSEHPLRWRLGRRAVASDLDACSVTLDDGTVLRYQGLVAATGVRARRLPESLGGPRAVLRTLDDAQALAGRLRPGARVVVIGAGFIGCEVASTALARGCAVSVAAIDELPMAAALGPLVGAELRRRHSAVGVDFHLGTGVASVDEGGVVLSDGTRLAADVVVEAIGSRPATDWLAGNGLDLADGVVCDEFLRLGGRRGTVGVGDVARFPNALYDATPRRIEHWQVAVDTSLYAAAVLVGDLTGRPPEKPFGTVPTFWSDQAAVNIRALGQPALATDVEVLEGELSGAAAIGYRRDGRMVGVVLLGLPKRMGFYLKHLTDDLAAATH from the coding sequence ATGGGCCACCGGGAAACGCCGCGCGAAAGGACTCAGGCGATGGTCGTCGACGACGCCGGAATCGTCGTGGTCGGAGCCGGCCTCGCCGGCCTGCGCACGGCCGAAGGGCTGCGCCGCCACGGGTGGGAGGGCCTGGTCACCCTCGTGGGCGACGAGGCCCACATGCCCTACACGCGTCCGCCGCTGTCGAAGAAGCTGCTGCTCGAAGGCGGCGACCACACGGGCGTCGAACTGCGTCGGCGCGACTCCGAACATCCCCTGCGGTGGCGGCTCGGACGCCGCGCTGTCGCCTCCGATCTCGACGCCTGCTCGGTCACTCTCGACGACGGGACCGTGCTCCGCTACCAAGGGCTGGTGGCCGCCACCGGTGTCCGCGCGCGGCGGCTGCCGGAATCCCTCGGCGGCCCCAGGGCCGTGCTGCGCACCCTGGACGACGCCCAGGCACTCGCCGGACGGCTGCGTCCGGGCGCCCGGGTGGTCGTGATCGGCGCCGGGTTCATCGGCTGCGAGGTGGCGAGCACCGCGCTCGCCCGCGGCTGCGCCGTGTCGGTCGCGGCGATCGACGAACTGCCCATGGCCGCCGCGCTCGGGCCGCTGGTGGGCGCGGAGTTGCGGCGGCGGCACTCCGCCGTCGGTGTGGACTTCCACCTCGGCACCGGCGTCGCCTCGGTCGACGAGGGAGGCGTCGTCCTGTCGGACGGCACCCGGCTCGCGGCCGACGTCGTCGTCGAAGCGATCGGGTCGCGGCCGGCCACCGACTGGCTCGCGGGCAACGGACTCGACCTGGCCGACGGCGTCGTCTGCGACGAGTTCCTGCGGCTCGGCGGCCGGAGGGGCACCGTCGGAGTCGGTGACGTCGCCCGCTTCCCCAACGCGCTCTACGACGCGACGCCTCGGCGCATCGAGCACTGGCAGGTCGCCGTCGACACCAGCCTGTACGCCGCGGCCGTACTCGTCGGCGACCTCACCGGCCGTCCTCCGGAGAAGCCGTTCGGCACCGTGCCCACGTTCTGGTCCGATCAGGCCGCGGTGAACATCCGCGCCCTGGGCCAACCGGCCCTGGCCACCGACGTCGAGGTGCTGGAGGGAGAACTCTCCGGCGCGGCCGCGATCGGCTATCGCAGGGATGGCCGGATGGTCGGCGTCGTCCTCCTGGGGCTCCCGAAACGGATGGGCTTCTACCTGAAGCACCTCACCGACGACCTGGCCGCCGCCACCCACTGA